AAATTCGCCAGGCGGATGATGACCCCGACTGGTTGATGTTCCAAACGTTGCTGGAAACCATTTATCCCCACCATCCCTACGGTCGGTCGGTTTTGGGTAAACCGGATTTGCTACAACAGCGATCGCCGGAACAAATGCGCCAGTTTCACCATACATATTACCAGCCCGATAATATGACTGTGGCGATTGTGGGTGGGATTGAAGAAGACAAAGCCCTATCCCTGGTAGAAGAAAATTTCCAAGATTTCCCCACCCCCACCGAATCTCCCCGCAATCCGGCGATGTCGGCGTTGCCGTTGGATCGGATTCGCCGCACGGAATTGCGGATGCCACGGCTGGAACATGCCCGTTTGAGTATGGGATGGCTGGGAACTGGGGTGCGAAACATGCACGATGCCTATGGTTTGGATTTAATTTCCGCTATTTTGTCGGAAGGGCGTTCTTCCCGTTTGGTGCGGCATTTGCGGGAAAGCAAAGGATTGGTGCATGAAATTGGTAGTCAGTTTACCCTGCAAAAGGAATCGAGTTTGCTGACCATTCATGCTTGGCTGGATCCGGAAAATTTAGAAATTGTGGAAAAAGAAATCTGTCGTTGTATCGAACAGATCCAATTTTGGGGGGTAACTCCGATAGAATTGGCAAGGGCAAAACGCCTGTTGTGCAACGATTATGCTTTTTCTACGGAAACCCCCAGCCAACTGGCAGGATTGTATGGATATTACCAAACCATTACCACAGCCGAACAAGCGATCGCATATCCCGAACAAATTCAATCGTTTACCCCGGCAGAGTTACAAAGAATTGCCATTGACTATTTATCCTGTTCTGGCTACGCGGTTGCTGTGCTGAAACCGACTACGGTTTGGGAAGAATAAATTGAGAAGAAGCATTCTACAAAAAACGGTCAACAGCCACTCACGACAATTTTATGAATTCTACCTTACAAAACCGCAACGTTCACCGCACCGTACTCCCCAATGGCATTGTTGTTATTGTTGTTGAAAATCCCGCTGCCGATATTATTTCCGGTCGCTTGTTTTTGCAAGCTGGCGGGCGTTGGGTACCGCGATCGCAAGCTGGATTGCCCCATTTGCTAGCTGCTACCATTACCAAAGGCACCGAAGAACTCTCTTCTTTGGAAATTGCCGAACGGGTGGAATCCATTGGGGCTGGCATTGGGGCGGATGCCGCCAACGATTATTTCCTGACCACCATGAAAACCGTTTCCAGCGATTTTCCGGAAATCCTGGAATTGGTAGCTAGTTTGCTGCGATCGCCCACTTTCCCAGAATCAGAAGTAGAATTAGAGAAGAAACTCGCCCTCTCCGCTATCCGTTCCCAACAAGAACAACCCATGGCGGTGGCTTTTGACAACCTCCGCCAAGCTATGTATCCCGACCATCCTTATGCTTTTTCCAGTTTGGGCTTGGAAGAAACCGTTGCCCATCTCACCCGCGAGGATATCAAAGCTTACCACCAACAATATTTCCGCCCCGATAATTTGGTAATTAGCTTGGCAGGGCGCATTACGCCGGATGATGCTGTGGCACTGGTAGAAAAGTTCTTTGGCGATTGGCAAGCCCCCCAAACCCCATTACCCAAACCAGCTTTTTCCCAACCCATTGCCCAGCCCAGCGTCCAAACTCTGGCTCAAGATACCCAACAAACCATTTTGATGCTGGGATATCTCACCAGTGCTGTCCGCAATTTAGAGGATGGCGATACGCCTTCCCCGGATTATCCGGTTTTGAAACTATTAAATACTTATTTAGGCAACGGTTTATCCAGCCGTTTGTTTGTGGAGTTGCGGGAACGACAGGGGTTGGCTTACGATATTTCTGCTTTTTATCCCACGCGCCTCGATCCTTCCCATTTTGTGGCTTACATGGGTACGGCACCGGAAAATACCGATACCGCCCTGCAGCAAATGCGATCGGAAATCGAACGTTTGGGCGATCGCACGTTGAGCGAGGAAACCCTACAAACCGCCAAAAACAAGCTGTTGGGGCAATACGCCCTGGGCAAGCAAACCAACGGGCAACTGGCGCAAATCTACGGTTGGTACGAAATTTTGGGATTGGGTGTGGATTTCGATGCGTATTTCCCAGAAGCGATCGCAAATGTTACCCCCAAACAAGCCCAAGATGTTGCCCAAAAATACTTGCAACAGCCCTATATTTCTCTAGTCGGACCGCAAAACGCGATCGCCAACCACGCTTGCAGCTAAAAAACTCATATGGACTATCCCACAGCCAGACAATTTCTCATCGACCAAGGAACAGCCTTGCTCAGCCAACGCAACCCCGATGCGTTTCTGATGCTGCTGAAGCGCCAGCAGCAACCGATTCCCGGTCAAATGACTTCTATCTTGCTGGCTTTGAAGGTAGTCTTTGAAGAACTACAAAAACAGGAGTATCCCGACTACATCGACCGACATTTAACTTATGCAATTTATTTACTCGCTATTGAAAGCCAGCAGTTGTTCGCACGCGGTCAGCAAGTAGGGGTTCAATGGCCGCCGCTGCTAAAAGAAGACATCCATCGCATCGATTTAGCCGCCAGAAGTATTTTTGCCGGTATTTGGCAGGAGGAAGCCTAAATTGTCTCGTCGCCAGCAACATCCCCTCAAACGTCTGATTTCCTACGGTCGTTCCTATCGCGGTCAAATTATTCGTGCCAGCGTCTATTCGGTTTTGAACAAACTATTCGACCTAGCACCTCCCGCTTTGATTGGCACGGCTGTGGATGTGGTGGTGAAACGGGAAGAATCGCTGATTGCCGGTTTTGGCATTACCAACATCAACGGGCAATTGGCGGTTTTGGCGATTTTGACGGTGATTGTTTGGGGGTTGGAGTCGGCATTTGAATATGCTTACAATACCAACTGGCGCAATTTAGCGCAAAAAATACAGCACAATTTGCGTTTGGATGCTTACGGTCACTTGCAAGATATGGATATTTCTTATTTAGAGGAG
This Geitlerinema sp. PCC 9228 DNA region includes the following protein-coding sequences:
- a CDS encoding Dethiobiotin synthetase: MDYPTARQFLIDQGTALLSQRNPDAFLMLLKRQQQPIPGQMTSILLALKVVFEELQKQEYPDYIDRHLTYAIYLLAIESQQLFARGQQVGVQWPPLLKEDIHRIDLAARSIFAGIWQEEA
- a CDS encoding pitrilysin family protein, with amino-acid sequence MNSTLQNRNVHRTVLPNGIVVIVVENPAADIISGRLFLQAGGRWVPRSQAGLPHLLAATITKGTEELSSLEIAERVESIGAGIGADAANDYFLTTMKTVSSDFPEILELVASLLRSPTFPESEVELEKKLALSAIRSQQEQPMAVAFDNLRQAMYPDHPYAFSSLGLEETVAHLTREDIKAYHQQYFRPDNLVISLAGRITPDDAVALVEKFFGDWQAPQTPLPKPAFSQPIAQPSVQTLAQDTQQTILMLGYLTSAVRNLEDGDTPSPDYPVLKLLNTYLGNGLSSRLFVELRERQGLAYDISAFYPTRLDPSHFVAYMGTAPENTDTALQQMRSEIERLGDRTLSEETLQTAKNKLLGQYALGKQTNGQLAQIYGWYEILGLGVDFDAYFPEAIANVTPKQAQDVAQKYLQQPYISLVGPQNAIANHACS
- a CDS encoding pitrilysin family protein yields the protein MKKLSTSPEFPANLFQLDNGLTVIHQNMPATPVAVVDVWVKAGAANEPDAWSGMAHFLEHTIFRGTEKLQPGEFDQVIEDQGGFANAATSHDYAHFFITSAADLLPTMLPSLADLLLHASIPDEEFYIERDVVTEEIRQADDDPDWLMFQTLLETIYPHHPYGRSVLGKPDLLQQRSPEQMRQFHHTYYQPDNMTVAIVGGIEEDKALSLVEENFQDFPTPTESPRNPAMSALPLDRIRRTELRMPRLEHARLSMGWLGTGVRNMHDAYGLDLISAILSEGRSSRLVRHLRESKGLVHEIGSQFTLQKESSLLTIHAWLDPENLEIVEKEICRCIEQIQFWGVTPIELARAKRLLCNDYAFSTETPSQLAGLYGYYQTITTAEQAIAYPEQIQSFTPAELQRIAIDYLSCSGYAVAVLKPTTVWEE